The following proteins come from a genomic window of Nostoc sp. TCL26-01:
- a CDS encoding (Fe-S)-binding protein gives MQVSEDSLNNTASIKNLQGFDGNHPPDPKLIDSCVHCGFCLSTCPSYRVIGKEMDSPRGRIYLMDAINEGEIALNTATVEHFDSCLGCLACVTTCPSGVQYDKLISATRHQVERNYSRSLPDKLVRQLIFSLFPNPDILRILLIPLLFYQKSGISQLVRATGLLNYISPRLAAMESILPQITLKSFQDNLPTIIPAQGKQRYRVGMILGCVQRLFFSPVNEATVRVLTANGCEVVIPKSQGCCAALPEHQGQTAQAKALARQMIDSFADSDVDYVIINAAGCGHTLKEYGHILESDPEYREKAQDFAAKVKDAQEFLATVGLTAKLSPLTDQPVNLVYQDACHLLHGQKISVQPRQVLQQIPGVKIKEPLDAALCCGSAGVYNMLQPEVAEELGQQKVTNLLNTGAELIASPNPGCALQITKHLQLQGKKISVLHPMELLDYAIRGVKL, from the coding sequence ATGCAAGTTTCTGAAGATTCTCTTAATAATACTGCCAGTATCAAAAATTTACAGGGATTTGACGGGAATCATCCACCTGATCCAAAATTAATTGATAGTTGTGTCCATTGTGGATTTTGTTTATCAACTTGTCCTAGTTATCGAGTAATTGGCAAAGAGATGGATTCGCCCAGAGGACGGATCTATTTAATGGATGCAATTAATGAGGGTGAAATTGCTTTAAATACTGCCACAGTTGAGCATTTTGATTCTTGTTTGGGATGTCTTGCTTGTGTGACGACTTGTCCTTCTGGTGTGCAGTATGACAAGCTAATTTCTGCTACTCGCCATCAGGTAGAACGGAATTATTCTCGCAGTTTACCTGATAAATTAGTGCGTCAATTGATCTTCTCTCTCTTCCCCAACCCAGATATTTTACGTATTTTATTAATTCCTTTGTTATTTTATCAAAAATCAGGTATTTCTCAACTAGTTCGCGCTACAGGATTACTCAATTATATATCCCCAAGATTGGCAGCAATGGAATCAATTCTGCCACAAATTACTCTGAAAAGCTTTCAAGATAACCTACCAACAATTATCCCTGCCCAAGGCAAGCAACGTTATCGAGTCGGGATGATTTTAGGATGTGTACAACGGTTATTTTTCTCCCCAGTAAATGAAGCAACAGTGAGAGTTTTAACTGCCAATGGTTGTGAAGTTGTTATTCCTAAATCTCAAGGTTGTTGTGCCGCACTCCCCGAACACCAAGGACAAACAGCACAAGCCAAAGCGTTAGCTAGACAGATGATTGATAGCTTTGCTGATAGTGATGTGGATTATGTGATTATCAACGCTGCTGGTTGTGGTCATACTTTAAAAGAATACGGTCATATCTTAGAAAGTGACCCAGAATATCGAGAAAAAGCCCAAGATTTTGCGGCTAAAGTTAAAGATGCTCAAGAATTTTTAGCTACTGTTGGTTTAACAGCTAAACTTTCACCACTGACAGATCAACCTGTGAATTTAGTTTATCAAGATGCTTGTCATTTATTACATGGACAAAAAATTAGTGTCCAACCTCGTCAAGTGTTGCAGCAAATTCCCGGTGTGAAAATTAAAGAACCATTAGATGCGGCTTTATGTTGTGGTAGTGCTGGGGTTTATAATATGCTGCAACCGGAAGTGGCTGAAGAATTGGGTCAGCAAAAAGTCACGAATTTATTAAACACTGGTGCTGAATTAATCGCTTCTCCTAATCCCGGTTGTGCTTTACAAATCACCAAGCATTTACAGTTACAGGGTAAGAAAATTTCTGTGTTGCATCCTATGGAATTGTTAGATTATGCAATTCGTGGTGTGAAGTTATAG
- the hemW gene encoding radical SAM family heme chaperone HemW — protein MQKVTVGDMASSAYVHIPFCRRRCFYCDFPVSVVGDRLRGETSATISQYVDVLCQEIAVTPTFNQPLKTVFFGGGTPSLLSIEQLQRILEVLEKRFGIASGAEISMEIDPGTFDLAHIKGYCSVGVNRVSLGVQAFQEELLTIAGRSHSVKDIFSAVDLIHQVEIPEFSIDLISGLPHQSLDQWQDSLDTAVKIAPTHISIYDLTIEPGTAFGRYYKPGDTPLPTDEATVKMYQMGQQVLHNAGYEHYEISNYAQPGHQCQHNRVYWENRPYYGFGMGAASYIDGKRFTRPRKTKEYYQWVQELIANHGVIDWEITPQADVLLETLMLGLRLAEGVSLPALREKFGQEKVAKIRQCLQPYFAKRWVQVVDERLQLHDPNGFLFSNVVLADLFSQLGS, from the coding sequence ATGCAAAAAGTTACTGTTGGTGACATGGCTAGTTCTGCTTATGTACACATTCCCTTTTGCCGACGGCGGTGCTTTTATTGTGATTTTCCTGTATCTGTTGTAGGCGATCGCCTGCGGGGGGAAACATCTGCTACTATCTCTCAGTATGTTGATGTCCTATGCCAAGAAATTGCGGTTACACCAACCTTTAACCAACCTCTGAAGACAGTTTTTTTTGGTGGTGGGACACCTTCGCTATTATCCATAGAGCAATTACAACGGATACTGGAAGTATTAGAAAAGCGTTTTGGGATTGCCTCTGGTGCAGAAATTTCTATGGAGATTGATCCGGGAACCTTTGATTTAGCACATATCAAGGGATATTGTAGCGTCGGTGTCAACCGGGTAAGTTTGGGTGTACAAGCGTTTCAAGAAGAATTACTCACAATAGCTGGGCGATCGCACTCGGTTAAAGATATATTCTCAGCTGTAGATTTGATTCACCAAGTCGAGATTCCCGAATTTAGCATAGACTTAATTTCTGGATTGCCGCATCAGTCTTTAGATCAATGGCAAGATTCCTTAGACACAGCAGTTAAAATTGCTCCCACTCACATCTCTATCTATGACCTGACCATTGAGCCAGGAACAGCTTTTGGTCGCTATTACAAGCCCGGTGACACGCCCTTACCTACGGATGAAGCCACGGTAAAAATGTACCAAATGGGACAACAGGTTTTACATAATGCCGGTTATGAACATTACGAAATTTCTAACTATGCCCAACCAGGACACCAGTGTCAGCATAACCGCGTTTATTGGGAAAACCGCCCTTATTATGGTTTTGGCATGGGTGCAGCTAGTTACATAGATGGTAAGCGTTTCACTCGTCCCCGCAAGACTAAGGAATATTATCAATGGGTGCAAGAATTAATTGCTAATCATGGTGTAATTGATTGGGAGATCACACCACAAGCAGATGTATTGTTAGAAACATTAATGCTGGGGTTACGTTTAGCAGAAGGGGTGAGTTTACCAGCACTCAGAGAAAAGTTTGGACAGGAGAAAGTAGCTAAAATTCGCCAATGTTTACAACCCTATTTTGCTAAAAGATGGGTGCAAGTTGTCGATGAAAGGTTGCAGTTGCATGATCCCAATGGTTTTTTGTTTTCTAATGTGGTGTTAGCCGACTTGTTTAGTCAGCTGGGATCGTGA